The Thermomonospora amylolytica sequence GCCCCGGCCTACGGTCAGGCGGCCAGGTGCGCGCGGACGAACCCGATCAGCCGCGGTCGGCCCGCTGTCCGGCCCCATGCTCCGCCCCCCGGCCGTTGGTTCCCCCGACCGCCCCTCGCAAGCAACGGAACGGAGGAGGGCGTGCCCGGAGAAAACGGCCTAGAGTTCGCGGGGAAGGCGGTGGCGGAGGAGAGGGCGGGGCGCGTGGCCGAGGCGCTGGTGCTGGGCGGCGGCGGGGTCGCCGGGATCGCGTGGATGACCGGGTTGCTGGCGGGGCTGGCCGATGCGGGGCAGGACGTCACGGGCGCGGACGTGATCGTGGGGACGTCGGCGGGCTCGACCGTGGGGGCGCAACTGGGCGGCGGGCTGAGCCTGGAGGAGCTGTACGCCCGGCAGGTCGAGCCGGAACTGCAGGTCGCCGAGATCACGGCGGACGTGGACATGGAGCGCTTCGTGGCGGAGATCGGCGCCGCACTGCGGGACGCCGGGACCGTCGCGCAGATGCGGCGGGCGGTGGGCAGGTTCGCGCTCGACGCCGCGACCGTGCCGGAGGCGGAGCGGCGGGCGGTGATCGAGGCGCGGCTGCCGTCGCACGAGTGGCCCGCCCGCACGTTGAAGATCGTCGCGGTGGACGCCGAGAGCGGGGAGCCGCGGGTGTTCGACGACGCCTCCGGGGTGGGCCTGGTCGACGCCGTCGCGGCGAGCTGCGCCGTGCCGGGCGTGTGGCCGCCCGTGACGATCGGCGGGCGCCGGTACATCGACGGCGGTGTCCGTTCCGGGGAGAACGCCGACTACGCCGCCGGG is a genomic window containing:
- a CDS encoding patatin-like phospholipase family protein — its product is MAEALVLGGGGVAGIAWMTGLLAGLADAGQDVTGADVIVGTSAGSTVGAQLGGGLSLEELYARQVEPELQVAEITADVDMERFVAEIGAALRDAGTVAQMRRAVGRFALDAATVPEAERRAVIEARLPSHEWPARTLKIVAVDAESGEPRVFDDASGVGLVDAVAASCAVPGVWPPVTIGGRRYIDGGVRSGENADYAAGASRVLVIAPLGGLELIPSGKPLDRAVEELRAAGAEVAVVVPDEASRAAMGANPLDPATRRPAAEAGRAQGRNLKIAWTRT